AATCGTACGAATAGGGCGCATTCCTTATACCACCACCGGTAGTAGGTTCAAAGACTGCAAAGGTTCCAATTCCTCTATTGACAGAATTGGTATCGATACTCATCATCAGCGAAAAATAATCACTCCATCCCTCTCCCATTTGCTCCGAATTGCCGAGGCAGTTGGCATTGGCGCCTCCGCCGGTAAGGCGGTTGGAGATACCATGACCATACTCATGGGCGATGATTCCGTTGTCAAAATCCCCATCACGGTCAAAATTCCCAGACAGGTCCTGAAGCGTCGCATTGACGGTATTCCCGGCGACAATTTGTGCCCGGATCAGGTTCCCATCGACTTGCCGGATCATAACAGAGGGGATGGTAATGGTCGAAGAAGTTCCCCCCATAGCCGTAGGATTACCGCCGGTATTATTGACGATAATGACCGCAATCGCACCCGCATTTTGCGCTGCTTCCACTTTAAAAGCAAAGTTACAGTTACCCCGATTGATCATGACGATTTTTCCGGCCATCGCAGCGCCATTGGTAAAGGGTTGGCAGCCGTCTGAAGTGTCGGGCAGTGTCCCGTCGCTGGCAACTACAATATCTGCGGTAATCGGATTGGGGCCGACGGCCGGACCAAAGTTGGCAGAAGCAGTTACATATAAACCGGCAATACTTCCGGGAAAATTTACAGTCAGAAAGCTGTCATTCCCACTGTTACCGGAACTCCATAGATACATCTGCATATATCCGTTATCCCCATCGGGAGGGGTACCAAAATTGGCATTGTTGATCCCACCGCCATCCTGTGCATCGGCAAATACAAAATCATTTCCCTGGCCATTTCCGGTGTAGTTAGTTTCCTGAAAATTGCCTGCCTGCTCGTCAAAACCGTACTGGTATGAGTAGTCATGCAGGATATTGTTCATATAAAAAAGGTTGGTAATGGCAGCATCTTCGTAGCCCGCAGGTTGCTGATTGAAATTGAGCGGAAAGTCAAAATCCAGCAGTGGCCCGCCGTCGGGGCTATGACCACCCAAATCATCGTCATCTCTGTCTTCCCGGGCAAATACGTTATTTCCACGGGTAATGGTGAACTCAGCGCCGACATTTCCATCGGTATCATGCCAGCCAAAGGGAGAAGCCAGTGAGTCAGCAGGTTCGATTTCGAGGGTTCGCGGACCGTGGTTGGGGCTTTCAATCCGGTAGGAAAATACCCGGTACTGGCCGGGGCTACCCATCGATTCGGTTTGTTGAAGGAGGTTTTCTACAGAAGCGGCTGCGTGGGTATGATTGGTTTTGGGGTGGTTGGGGAAGGTACATTCTTTTATCCAGTCAACCTTATCGAGCAAAGCACCGGAGACGGCATCTATCCGTACACTCCACCAGTGTTTTCCATCAGGTGCAAACAGGGACATATCCCACACCAGGAAGAGTTCTCCTTCCGGGCCTGGCAGATACATGATGCGGATGGGGATATTTTTGCGGGAAATCCCACCATCGGAAAAAAGAAAATGGTTTTCGCCTTTGATTTCCAGTTGGGTGAGCCCCAATGCAACGCCTAGTTCCAGCTTTTGGGCAGCCGATTCAATAGCCTGTTGGGGAGAAATGGAAGGATTTTCAGCATTCGCGCGTTGTGCGAGATTTTTTTCCAGGCGACCGGCCATGTTGAGAATTTTGCCTTCTTTCATGGCAAAATTGGCCACAGCGTTATAAACAGGAATATCCTGATACAGTTGCCGGATATGGACATGGGTAAGGCCATTATGGCGGGAGGTGTATTCATCTGTAACCTCCCAGGACTGGACATCAGCGGGTGTTAAACCGGCAGATTCAGCATAGGATTGAAGGTAGTTTTGAATCCGTTCTTCGTTTTTTTGAGCCACGAGCGAAAGCGGCAGAAAAACCAGGAAAAATAAAATCGTAGAGTTTGTGCGGGTCATCAAGGTAAAATTTTTTAACAAAATTACTCATAATAGTTTTATCTGCGATATTACCCTAATGATCTATTGACTCTTCTACTCTTTTTCTTAATTTTCGTTAATCGTGCTATATCATATCCCTTTTACCATAAAACGCCATACAAACCCAGATGTCATTTAGCATCGACAACCTCCCCCCAAAAATCACCTACGACGCCACCAAATACATCGAATTCACCTATGACGCCGCCGGCCGTAAGTGGAAAAAAACGGCGGTGGACCGCAGCATCACCACCTCAAAACACTACTTCGGCCCGATCGGATACAAAGGAAGTGCACAATCAATTCCAGTTCTCTGGAAATTAAAAACATTTCGCACCCCACCGCAGTTTAGCAACAGGTATTTAACTCCTAACTGCGACCTACTATGTTTTTCCGTTTCCGTTTACTCCCCGGCCTGCTGACCATCGCAATGCTTTTTATTGCTGCATGTAATACCCCTTCCGAAATATTAAATCCCTGTTCTACGCCGCCCCAGGTCAGTGTCGCGAATGTAACGGGTTTCGTACAAGGTCTTCGAATGGGTAGCATCATCGTCAGCGGCAGCGGCCAGGAACCGCTCTCCTATAGCATTGACGGGATCAATTTTCAGCCGGGGGTGATATTCGAGGGCCTTGCACCTGGCAGCTATACGGTAACCGTCAGAGACGCAAACAATTGCGAAAACACAAACATCGCCCTCGTCAATGACAATCCGCTCGTAAGCTACCTGCGCGATATACGGCCCATCCTTACCGACAATTGCCAGATCAGTAGCTGCCATTGCGACGGAAACTCGCTGTGTTTTGCCACTTACGAGGTCGTCAAAGAATATTCGCAGGGCATTAAAGCCCGCACAGCCGGACGAGCCATGCCACCAGAGGATTCCGGCAAATTTCTCACCGAGCAGCAGATTCGCGCCATCGGCGACTGGGTCGATCAGGGCGCAATGAACAACTGATTTCCCGCGCATGTATAGGTGCAGACAGCAGGGGGATTGCTTTATGCATGAGCTTGCATCGAGGATTGATCCGTTTTGAAGCATCTTACTCTACGGGTTTTCAAAATTTGTTGTATTTTTCCGCCGCTTTCCTCAGCAAAACCCGTATTGAATGAAAAAAACAACACTGCTTCTACTCTCGGCTGCCGGTATTTCTCTGACTTTGCTGTTTTTCAACAGCTGCCTGAAGCCCACACACTCTGCTGCACATGCAGACGGTTTCCCCAAAGTATATCGCTCGGTTTTGGATCTGAAGGCTAGAATGGCAACTGTCGCCCTTGAAGACTCATTCTGGGTTGCTTATGATGCCAAAGATGGCGGATTATACAAAGTATGGCAGGATGGCGTATTGTTTGACGGCCCTGTATTTACGACCGCTCATGGCCCGCAGCCCACAAGTAAAGGCGCATCCTGGGTAGAATCTGCCGATCTCGATCCATGGCGGTTGGTGTCAAAATCAGGCGAATACAACCCCGAAGTACAATACCGGGGCCATTCCATCGACGGACATGGTGTTTCTTTCCAGTACGAATTGAAAGACGAACACGGGCAGGTTATTACCATCACAGAAACTCCCGAAGTTGTAACTAATAAATATGGCGTAAAGGGACTTAAAAGAACATTCCACGCAGATCATGTTCCGACGGGTACAGAAGTAGTGCTGAATACCTGGATCAATTCTGTGCGCAATGACCGGGATGTCGAAACTAACGGCAAACTGACCTGGACAGACCGCAAAACCCGGCTGTTTGATTGGGCCTATATCCTGGAAGGATCAGCCAAACTTACCCTTAACAGCGGCGGAAATACAGATTATACCCTGTGGTTTTATCCAAAACCCACGATGGTAAAAGAAGTGGAAAAAACAGACGAAGCAGCCATTCACCCCGGACTGGCATTACTGGAGAGAAGTGATTGCAAAACCTGTCATAATGAAACAGTAAAAACGATCGGGCCGGCTTATGTAAAAGTTGCCGAAAAATACCCGTTCTCCAACGAAATGGTCGAGCAGTTGAGCCAGAAAGTCATAAAAGGAGGTGCAGGTGTGTGGGGCGATCAGGCAATGACCGCACATCCCGACCTGATGATTGCTGATGCACGGAAAATGGTCTCATGGATTCTCTCCCTTGACGGGGAAGATGCACCGGAAGAGCCCGGTACAGAAGAAGTGGATGTTACCAGTCTGAAAGCCGCGCCGGGACACGGGCCCATTATCAATTTATATAAAGCTGAGAGCAGCCTGGACGCTTTTCCCGGTATAGATGAAGATCAGGTTCCGGTTTATTCCTCAGTGGTTCCGGTTGTTCATTTTGAAGGAAAAATCTTACCAGACGAATTAAAGAACAATATTTTTGCCCGTTTTTCGGGAACGCTTCATGTGCGTGAAGAGAAAAACTATGTGTTCCGCCTCATCAGCGATGACGGATCGATCCTGACAATGGATGGAAATGTCCTGATCGATCATGATGGTCCGCATGGTGCGGAGGCAAAAGACGCAGAAATCATTCTCAAGGCTGGCGATCATCCATTTACAGTGGATTATTATCAGGGGGGTGGTGATGCTTCGCTATCATTTCAATGGCTGCCTTATGGAGAATCTGCCTTCTCCGTTGTGCCCCCGGATGTCATTACACACGACTCTGCCGACCTGCAAACCGCTCGTCCGTATGTCCCTGTTTCCGAAAGGGAAAACAGTTTCCCCGGAGACAGTCTGCCGCTGAAAGATGTACACCCGGCGTTTGATCTGGCAACAATACGCCCGTCTTCTTTCGAGCCCAAGGTGGGAGGAATGGACTTTTTGCCCGACGGAAAACTGGTAGTAAGTACATGGGATCCGGAAGGCTCAATCTATGTGCTGGATCATATCGCAGAAAGTGTCGCACAGGGAAACCCAGAGTTGGTTACAGTAAAAAGAATTGCCAAAGGATTGGCTGAACCGCTGGGGGTAAAAGTTGTAGAGGGAGAGATTTATGTACTCCAAAAGCAGGAGCTCACCCATTTGATCGATCACAACGGAGACGGGATGATAGACGAATACCGGACGGTCTGCAATGGATGGCGGGTATCTGCCAATTTCCACGAATTTGCATTTGGCCTGGTGTATAAAGACGGATATTTCTACGGCACACTTGCTACCGCGATCAACCCGGGAGGCGCCAGTACCAAACCCCAGATTCCTGACCGGGGAAAAGTAGTGCGAATCTCCAAAGCAGATGGTAGTTTTTCATTCATAGCCTCAGGACTTCGCACCCCTAATGGCATCGGGATCGACGGCAAAGGGGAGATATTTGTAGCAGATAATCAGGGAGACTGGCTGCCTTCTTCCAAAATCCTCCACATTGTAGAAGGCGAATGGTACGGCTCACGTTCAGTAGATTTTGAAGGGACCGCCAATCTGAAAGAAAAACCACCGGTTGTTTGGCTGCCACAGGATGAAATTGGCAACAGCCCCAGTCAGCCGGCCACATTGGATGTCGGTCCTTACCAGGGACAAATGATCCATGGAGAAGTTACTCACGGAGGAATCAAAAGAGTATTTACAGAAGTCGTCAACGGACAAATCCAGGGTTGTGTATTTCGGTTTACACAGGGGCTGGAGTCAGGCGTCAACCGGCTGGTATGGGGGCCCGACGGCGCTTTGTATATCGGAGGAGTCGGAAATCCCGGAAACTGGAGTCATATGGGCAAAAACTGGTATGGTTTGCAGCGAATGGCTTACAATGGAAACTCCGTATTTGAAATGCTGGCCGTAAGAGCAAAAAGCAACGGTATGGAAATCGAGTTTACCGAACCCCTGAAAACGAATGAGGGTAATAACGCAGCAGAATATCTGATCCAGCAATGGAAATATGTGCCAACGGAAAACTACGGAGGTCCGAAAGTGGATAAAGAAAATCTTGCCATACGGTCTGTGCGAGTCTCACCAGATCGCAAGCGCGTATTTCTGGAACTTCCGGGTATGAAAGAAGGCCATGTGGTGTATGTCCGCCTGAAGAAAAACTTTGTAAGCGCAGAAGAACACAGGATATGGTCCACCGAAGCCTGGTACAATCTCAATCAAATACCGGCAGGGCAGCTCATTCAATAACCAGCGTATCGCTGAATATATGCGATTTAGCAACAAAACCGCCGTAATTACCGGGGCAGGGTCTGGCATAGGCGAGGCCACTGCCCGGGCATTTGCCGCCGAAGGCGGCAATGTAGTCGTCGCCGACCTGAAGGCCGCACATGCCGAAGCTGTAGCTGCCCGCATCCGCCAGGCCGGAGGAAAAGCCGTCGCCGTAACTGGCGACGTAACCCTTGCCGATGACGCAAAACACATCGCCGAAGCAGCCATTGACTCCTACGGATGTCTTCATTATCTATGCTGCTCGGCAGGTTTACAGACTTACGGAACCGTTGAAACTACAGATGAAGCCACCTGGGATCTCACCCTTGATGTGAACCTGAAAGGTATGTTTCTCATGGCAAAATACTGTATTCCCGAAATTCGCCGCCAGGGTGGCGGTGCCGTGGTGAATATAACTTCCGTTCAGGCGATACAAACGCAGAAAAACGTCTCTGCCTACGCAGCTTCCAAAGCCGGCGTGATCGCCCTGACGAAGTCCATGGCCATGGATTATGCAACTGAAAATATCCGGGTAAACTGTATTTGCCCTGGTTCAGTGGATACGCCCCTCCTGCGATTTGGCGCAGCGCAGCACGGCCCGGTGGAAGACGTACTGAAATCATGGGGAAATATGCACCCGATTGGCAGAGTCGGGCAGCCGGAAGAAATTGCCAAAACTGTACTTTTCCTCTTTAGCGATGATGCGGGATTTATCCTTGGACAAGCGATTGTGGTGGATGGCGGACTTACCAGCAGATTATTATAAAAATAATTCAAAATCTATTGATCGGAGATCATTCCCCCTGCTTTAGAACGCAGAGTAACGCAGAGACTACAGCACCCTTTGCGAAACTCTGCGATTCCTTTGCGTCCTCTGCGTGAACCCTCGCGATGTTGATCGGAGATCATGGTCCATATCTTTAAATGCAGAGGTTCGTAGAGGTTCGCAGAAATTCCCAATTACTGTATCATTTCGAAATTATTTTCCTCTTATCACTGCGTCTGTTCCTGAATGGAAAAGTCTTCCCCATTAACTTCAAAATAGGTCTCTTCAATCAACTTATTGAGATCGAAGATTTTTTGCATGGATTCATATAAAAAAGGACGAAGGTTTTCTCGTATATCCTCCAAGGGAAGGTGCTGAAAATAGGTAGAAAGCGCAGCAGCAGCTACGACGATAGGGTCATTTTCATTTTTAGAAAAACTCAGGCGGGAAATTAGTGAATGCACCTGTTGAATATTGAAGGCCAGGGATCGGGGAAACTGAGGGTGCGAGATCAGAAACTCGAAGGTAGAAGTTTGGGTGTGAGCGGTTTTATTGACCCGCCGATGCATATCAAAAGCCTCCAGTACTTTCAGGGTAATTGTCCACTGATACTGACGCAGAGGAAAGTTGAGCCCATTATCCGTAACGACCTCTATATCGTGAATTTTGCTGGTCAGAATGCGGATAATCTGCATGGATCGCTCGACATGCATACCCAGTTTGATAAATATCCAGATATCGTCATGAATCAGGGTATGATCCAGAAGCGATTTCACCATCGCACAGTGTTTGGCGATATTGATGGTAAAATCAAAAAGCCCCCGTGTTTTGTAAAAATCAACCGGATATTCCTTGACAAAAAGATAATACTGATTAATGACTTCCCACAATTCAGAAGTAATGGTATAGCGCACACTGCGAGCATTTTCCCTGGCTGCGAATACGGTGGAAAGGATAGAACTGGGATTGGCAGAGTCCATGCCCAGTTTGACAAGCGCCTCCTGTTCATCTACAGGTTTTTCCGTATCAAATCCAATCCCATACATGGTAAGGATAGACTTGAGGATAAAGTCTTTATTCTGGCTCATCGGAGCGTCCAGAATCGAAAAGTATTGTACTTTGAGATAGCGGGCCAGGTGTTCTGACCTTTCAATATATCTTCCTGTCCAGAAAAGGGAATTTGCAACTCTTGCCAGCATAGTATTTAGTTATTCGGAAACTACCCATGTATCTTTAGAACCGCCACCCTGGGAGGAATTGACGATCAGGCTTCCCTTTTTCAGGGCCACCCGTGTGAGGCCGCCACGCAATACATAGGTAAAATCTTTACCCATCAGCGTAAAAGACCGGAGGTCGATATGTCGGGGCTCAAAGCAATTTTCATCCTCGATATATGTACTATGTACCGAAAGCAACATTTTGGGTTGAGCGATAAAATTGCGCGGATTCGCTTTAATCTTCGCGCTAACTTCAGCGAGTTGATCCTGAGTGAGCCGGTCGCAGACCGTTACGCCATATCCGCCAGACATATCTACGGGCTTTACCACCAATGAAGGCAGGTTTTCCAGTACATATTTCATGTCTTCTTCTTTTTCGCAGATATAGGTAGGCACATTGTGAAGAATCGGTTCTTCATTAAGATAATAGCGGATCATCGCGGGTACAAACGAACAAATCGCTTTATCATCCGATACGCCAGTACCCGGCGCATTGACAATGGTAACATTGCCCGCGAGGTAGGCCCGCATCAGGCCTTTCACCCCCAGCATCGAATCTTTGCGAAATACTTCCGGGTCGACAAATGCATCATCTACCCGCCGGTAAATCACATCCACACGGACAGCACCGCGAATGGTCTTCATATAGACCATATTATTTACCACAAATAAATCCCTGCCTTCTACCAGCTCGATGCCCATCGCATGTGCGAGAAAGGAGTGTTCATAGTAAGCAGAATTGTATTGTCCGGGGGTAAGCAATACACAAAGTGGCTCATCCTGTGGCCGGGGCGTTACAGATTGCAGCATCTGTAACAGCATTGCCGGGTATTGATTGACCGTCTCGACGGCCATCATCTTAAAAATATCGGAGAGCGTACGTTTCATCGTCTCCCGGTTGGAGAGCACATAACTTACCCCTGAAGGACAACGAAGATTATCTTCCAGGATGTAAAAATTTCCATCCGCATGGCGGATAAGATCCGTGCCACAAATATGACAAAAAATATCGCCTACAGGAGAAAACCCGCGCATCATTTCGAGATAATGCGGCGAAGAGTAAACCAGTTCCGAAGGCACAATTTTGTCTTTCAGAATTTTTTGGTCGGAATAAACATCTTTGAGGAACAGATTCAGGGCGAGATTTCGTTGAACCAGGCCATTTTCCAGCATGGTCCATTCATCTTTGCGAATAACGCGGGGAAAAAGGTCAAACGGAAATATTTTTTCCGTCCCATTGCTCGTTTCGTCGTAAACTGCGTAGGTGATTCCCTGATTGAGAAAAGACAACTTTGCGTATTCGTTCAACTTTTTAAAATCCGCAGGACTCAAAGAATGAAAGAGAGACTTAATCAGAGAATAGGAAATATGGGAAGTTGCATGCTCGCTATACACTTCATCCAATAATCCGGCAGGTACCTCATAGGTATTAAAAAGGTCTTTTTTCTCATCCATAAATCCAATTCATATAAAGTGAGCACAAGGTCAGATAAGATTAAGAATTTTCAATAAATTTTTCTAATAATTCAACATATTTACAAAAAATATAAAACAAACAGGCAATTTGTTGAAAATTGAAAAAAAAATACTGACAACTTCAGATTATGAGCATACAGGTGGCCATCCGGCATCATACAAAATATAGTTACAACAAACCGATTCAGATTTTCCCGCAGACCATACGCCTGCGTCCGGCTCCACATACCCGTAGTCCGATCAGAGGCTACTCACTGAAAATCCAACCAGAGAATCATTTTATCAACTGGCAGCAGGATCCTTTCGGCAACTATCTGGCGCGGATTGTATTCAATGAAAAGACCACAGAATTTGTCATAGATGTTGAGGTGATTGCCGACATGGTGACCATCAACCCATTTGATTTTTTTCTGGATGAATATGCCGAAAACTTTCCGTTTACCTACGATCCACAACTGCTCAAAGAACTGGCGCCTTACCTTGAGATCAAGGAATCGGGGCCATTGTTGACAAATCTGATATCCGTTGCCGAACAATTTAAAGGCGAACGTTCGGTCATTTTTCTTGTCAGACTCAACGAAAAGATCCGCGAAATGGTCAACTATACCATTCGTATGGAGCCTGGGGTTCAAAGCTGTGAAGAGACCCTGACAAAACAACTGGGATCTTGCAGGGATTCAGCCTGGTTGATGGTGCAGACTCTTCGTCATATGGGTCTGGCAGCAAGGTTTGTCTCCGGTTACCTTGTTCAGCTTAAAGCAGATGCAAAGCCATTGGAAGGACCAGAAGGGCCGGAAGCAGACTTTACGGATCTTCACGCATGGGCGGAAGTTTATCTGCCCGGAGCAGGCTGGATAGGGCTTGACGCCACTTCCGGACTATTTGCCGGAGAAGGGCATATTCCGCTGGCGTGTACGCCCGATCCTTCAAGCGCAGCGCCTGTAACCGGTTTTACAGAGCCGTGTGAAGTTACATTTGAATTTAAAAATGTCGTTGACCGAATCTGGGAACAACCTCGGGTAACCAAACCCTATTCCCCTGACACATGGGAAAAAGTGTTGGCGCTTGGCGACAAAGTAGATACCTTCCTGATGGAAGAAGACGTGAGGCTGACCATGGGTGGCGAGCCGAC
The Bacteroidia bacterium DNA segment above includes these coding regions:
- a CDS encoding T9SS-dependent M36 family metallopeptidase, coding for MTRTNSTILFFLVFLPLSLVAQKNEERIQNYLQSYAESAGLTPADVQSWEVTDEYTSRHNGLTHVHIRQLYQDIPVYNAVANFAMKEGKILNMAGRLEKNLAQRANAENPSISPQQAIESAAQKLELGVALGLTQLEIKGENHFLFSDGGISRKNIPIRIMYLPGPEGELFLVWDMSLFAPDGKHWWSVRIDAVSGALLDKVDWIKECTFPNHPKTNHTHAAASVENLLQQTESMGSPGQYRVFSYRIESPNHGPRTLEIEPADSLASPFGWHDTDGNVGAEFTITRGNNVFAREDRDDDDLGGHSPDGGPLLDFDFPLNFNQQPAGYEDAAITNLFYMNNILHDYSYQYGFDEQAGNFQETNYTGNGQGNDFVFADAQDGGGINNANFGTPPDGDNGYMQMYLWSSGNSGNDSFLTVNFPGSIAGLYVTASANFGPAVGPNPITADIVVASDGTLPDTSDGCQPFTNGAAMAGKIVMINRGNCNFAFKVEAAQNAGAIAVIIVNNTGGNPTAMGGTSSTITIPSVMIRQVDGNLIRAQIVAGNTVNATLQDLSGNFDRDGDFDNGIIAHEYGHGISNRLTGGGANANCLGNSEQMGEGWSDYFSLMMSIDTNSVNRGIGTFAVFEPTTGGGIRNAPYSYDFAINPYTYDDTNDQFGVSQPHGIGFVWCTMLWDLTLKLIDQYGFDADQYNGTGGNNIAMQLVMDGMKLQVCGPGFVDGRDAILLADQINNGGANQCLIWEVFARRGLGYSASQGSANSRTDQTEAFDLPPSCLTPLTPPTADYVFSVITSCNNKVDFTDKSTNIPQHWNWDFGDGNTDTLQNPTHIYLSSGTYTVILIASNTLGSDTLVQTVTISLPPAPVVADVEICINEAATFTINANGVYSWYDDNGTLLDTGAVFQTPVLTADTTFYVEEEIVAQVQNVGPANGSIGAGSYHNTGFTGTVNFTAFDEFTLISVWTDAGSAGSRTIFVWDGADGGGNVVDQVTVNIPAGPQRVTLNLHIPGPGNYSVGGSGIDLYRNTNGANYPYTIGGLVSLTGSSSTTNPAAFYYYLYDWEVQGVSCKTDRVPVSVTVSSADFEYSQDSLVKEVTFTDLSQGATTWLWSFGDGLTSTQQNPVHLYPGIGEFVVSLTVNGICTLTDTILIQPSVGIETLSPGLEVTLQPNPANEQVRISLSQPVKENLEITMIAADGRVIGRKTLRSGETALDWNISDLPAAIYLIQVRSGRGQQSLRLVVE
- a CDS encoding PA14 domain-containing protein, producing MKKTTLLLLSAAGISLTLLFFNSCLKPTHSAAHADGFPKVYRSVLDLKARMATVALEDSFWVAYDAKDGGLYKVWQDGVLFDGPVFTTAHGPQPTSKGASWVESADLDPWRLVSKSGEYNPEVQYRGHSIDGHGVSFQYELKDEHGQVITITETPEVVTNKYGVKGLKRTFHADHVPTGTEVVLNTWINSVRNDRDVETNGKLTWTDRKTRLFDWAYILEGSAKLTLNSGGNTDYTLWFYPKPTMVKEVEKTDEAAIHPGLALLERSDCKTCHNETVKTIGPAYVKVAEKYPFSNEMVEQLSQKVIKGGAGVWGDQAMTAHPDLMIADARKMVSWILSLDGEDAPEEPGTEEVDVTSLKAAPGHGPIINLYKAESSLDAFPGIDEDQVPVYSSVVPVVHFEGKILPDELKNNIFARFSGTLHVREEKNYVFRLISDDGSILTMDGNVLIDHDGPHGAEAKDAEIILKAGDHPFTVDYYQGGGDASLSFQWLPYGESAFSVVPPDVITHDSADLQTARPYVPVSERENSFPGDSLPLKDVHPAFDLATIRPSSFEPKVGGMDFLPDGKLVVSTWDPEGSIYVLDHIAESVAQGNPELVTVKRIAKGLAEPLGVKVVEGEIYVLQKQELTHLIDHNGDGMIDEYRTVCNGWRVSANFHEFAFGLVYKDGYFYGTLATAINPGGASTKPQIPDRGKVVRISKADGSFSFIASGLRTPNGIGIDGKGEIFVADNQGDWLPSSKILHIVEGEWYGSRSVDFEGTANLKEKPPVVWLPQDEIGNSPSQPATLDVGPYQGQMIHGEVTHGGIKRVFTEVVNGQIQGCVFRFTQGLESGVNRLVWGPDGALYIGGVGNPGNWSHMGKNWYGLQRMAYNGNSVFEMLAVRAKSNGMEIEFTEPLKTNEGNNAAEYLIQQWKYVPTENYGGPKVDKENLAIRSVRVSPDRKRVFLELPGMKEGHVVYVRLKKNFVSAEEHRIWSTEAWYNLNQIPAGQLIQ
- a CDS encoding glucose 1-dehydrogenase, producing MRFSNKTAVITGAGSGIGEATARAFAAEGGNVVVADLKAAHAEAVAARIRQAGGKAVAVTGDVTLADDAKHIAEAAIDSYGCLHYLCCSAGLQTYGTVETTDEATWDLTLDVNLKGMFLMAKYCIPEIRRQGGGAVVNITSVQAIQTQKNVSAYAASKAGVIALTKSMAMDYATENIRVNCICPGSVDTPLLRFGAAQHGPVEDVLKSWGNMHPIGRVGQPEEIAKTVLFLFSDDAGFILGQAIVVDGGLTSRLL
- a CDS encoding alpha-E domain-containing protein, yielding MLARVANSLFWTGRYIERSEHLARYLKVQYFSILDAPMSQNKDFILKSILTMYGIGFDTEKPVDEQEALVKLGMDSANPSSILSTVFAARENARSVRYTITSELWEVINQYYLFVKEYPVDFYKTRGLFDFTINIAKHCAMVKSLLDHTLIHDDIWIFIKLGMHVERSMQIIRILTSKIHDIEVVTDNGLNFPLRQYQWTITLKVLEAFDMHRRVNKTAHTQTSTFEFLISHPQFPRSLAFNIQQVHSLISRLSFSKNENDPIVVAAAALSTYFQHLPLEDIRENLRPFLYESMQKIFDLNKLIEETYFEVNGEDFSIQEQTQ
- a CDS encoding circularly permuted type 2 ATP-grasp protein, with the protein product MDEKKDLFNTYEVPAGLLDEVYSEHATSHISYSLIKSLFHSLSPADFKKLNEYAKLSFLNQGITYAVYDETSNGTEKIFPFDLFPRVIRKDEWTMLENGLVQRNLALNLFLKDVYSDQKILKDKIVPSELVYSSPHYLEMMRGFSPVGDIFCHICGTDLIRHADGNFYILEDNLRCPSGVSYVLSNRETMKRTLSDIFKMMAVETVNQYPAMLLQMLQSVTPRPQDEPLCVLLTPGQYNSAYYEHSFLAHAMGIELVEGRDLFVVNNMVYMKTIRGAVRVDVIYRRVDDAFVDPEVFRKDSMLGVKGLMRAYLAGNVTIVNAPGTGVSDDKAICSFVPAMIRYYLNEEPILHNVPTYICEKEEDMKYVLENLPSLVVKPVDMSGGYGVTVCDRLTQDQLAEVSAKIKANPRNFIAQPKMLLSVHSTYIEDENCFEPRHIDLRSFTLMGKDFTYVLRGGLTRVALKKGSLIVNSSQGGGSKDTWVVSE